From the Niveibacterium microcysteis genome, the window CAGCATGGCCAGCAGCACCGCAGTGATCGCATCGACGTGCATTGGGGCCTCCTCAAACGCTGACGTCAGTCTTGGCCGCCAGAGCTGGCGTTGGCGAATGCCGCGGCGCTGCCAGCTGCGGCAGCCGCCACGCATGGCCGCGCAGGGTTTCGATCGCGATCAGCACGACGAACAAGATGCCCTGCAGCACAAGCACGGTGGCGTCCGGCATGTCCAGCCGGCGCTGCAGCAAGCTGCCGGCGGCGCCAATGCCGCCGATGAGGACCGCGGCGGGGACCACGGCCAGCGGGTTCTGCCGTGCGATGAAGGCGATCAGGATGCCCGCATGGCCGTAGCCGACCAGCACCGACGCGTTGCATGCGCCATGCACCGCCGCGACTTCGATCATGCCGGCAAGCCCGGCCATGGCGCCGCCAGCAGCGCACAGCCCGATCACCCACGGCGTGACGGCGAGCCCCGCCATCGCCGCGGCGCGCGGGTTGCCGCCCACCACGCGCACGGCAAAGCCCCACACGGTGAAGTGCAGGAAGACCCAGGCCAGCAGCGCACACACGACACCGACCGCAAGCCCCACATGGACATCGAGCCCCGGCAGTGCGCCCAGCATCGCTTCCGGCGCCAAGGGATAGGTCGAGGGCTTGTTGAGACTGGCGGGATCGCGCAGCGGACCCTCGACAAAATGATTCATCAAGGCCACCGCGATGTACGACAACAGTAGGCTGGAGATCGTCTCATTGACGCCGCGCCACTGACGCAGCGCACCCGCAAAGCCAATCAGCACCCCACCGGCAATCATGCCGGCCAAGGCCATGGCCAGCCACAGCAGCGGGTTCGGGCTGCCCGCCAGTGGCACGGCCACCGCCGCGGCGCCCAGCGCGCCAAAGGCCAGCGCCCCTTCGCCGCCGATGATCACCAGCCCTGCGCGCGCTGGCAGCGCAACCGCAAGGCCAGTGAGAATCAGCGGTGCCGCACGCAGCAGGGTGTTCTGCCAGCCGAATGCATCGCCAAACGCTCCGGCAAAAATGGTTTCGAGCACCTCCAGTGGCGCCTGCCCTTCCAGCGCCACAAACAGCGAGAACAACATCAACGCGATCGCCAGCGCTGCAACCGGCAGCAGCGCATCGATCAACGGACGTGGGCGGGCAGGCGCGGCGCTCATCTGCGTGGCCTCAGACCGAACCGATCACGCCTTCGACGAGGTAGTTCATCCCCTCAAGCTCGATCGCCTGCTGCGCGAAGCTCTTGCCTGCGGCGATCACTTCCTTGCCGGTGTTGTCCTTCAGCGGGCCCTTGAAGATCACGAACTCGCCCTTGAGCATTTTCGCCCTCACCTCGTCGGCGGCCTTTCGTGCCTTGTCGCCCACAGCGGCACCGTAGGGCGACATCTTGACGAAGCCTTCCTTCAGGCCGCCGCGCACGAAGTTCGGGAAGGGTTTGCCTTCCTGCAGCGCCTTCACGAAGGTGGTGTTGGGGGTCACCCAGTCCCACTCCGCGCCGGTTAGGTAGCCCTTCGGGGCCAGCTTGGCCTGGCTGGCGTGGTAGCCACAGCTAAAGGCGCCACGGCGCTCGGCGGTTTCAACCACGACCTTGGGGCCATCCACATGGCAGGTCAGCACGTCGCAGCCCTGGTCCAGCAGGCTGTTGGCCGCTTCCGCTTCCTTCACCGGCATCGCCCAGTCACCGGTGAAGATCACGCGGGTCGTTGCGTTCGGGTTCACCGAGCGCGCGCCCAGGGTGAAGGCGTTGATGTTGCGCAGCACCTGCGGAATCGGCTTGGCGGCGACGAAGCCGAACTTGCCCGTCTTGCTGGTGAGTCCGGCGACGATGCCGCTCAGGTATTCACATTCATCGATGTAGCCAAAGTAGCTCGCGACGTTCTTCGGGTGCTTGCCTTCCGACCACAGGCCGCCACAGTGCGCGATGTGCGCGTTGGGGTACTTCTGCGCCACTTTCAGCACGTGCGGATCGAAGTAGCCGAACGAGGTGGCGAACACCACGGCGGCCTTGTCCTGCACGATCATCGCTTCCATCGACTTCTGCACCGCAACGGTTTCCGGCACTTTCTCTTCTTCGATGACCTTCACGCCGGGCAGCTTCTTCAATGCTGCAGCGGCCTGCGCGTGGGCCTGGTTGTATCCGAAGTCGTCGCGCGCACCGACGTAGATGAACCCGACCGTGATGCCGCCCGCCGCCAGCGCGTCGCGCACCGACGCGGGCAGCAGCCCCAGCGCAGGCGCCGCCGCCGCGGCCTTGATGAAATTGCGACGCGAAAAGCTGGAACGATCCTGCATGGCGTTTCTCCCTGATCGATGTCATTGGCCGGAGGGCGTATCACTGACAGCGCAGTTCTTGTACGCCGTCTTGTATGCAAGATACGCAAAGCGCGTGCCAGTCTTGCCATCGAAACCACCGCGATGTGCCTGCCAAGGCTGGAGGGCGCGCGGGCAGTACGCAGAAGGCTGAGCGGGCAACATGGGTCGTACGGGATGCGCCTGCGGCGCAATCAGGAGTACGTTGGAACCGCCCGATTTACGAGCCGCCTTGGTGCGGCGCGCACCGTTGGCGTGCTCCATCGCGCAGGAGATCGAGGCGTGACGACGACGAAGGTGTCCGGTGCGACAGCCCGTTCTTAAGGACCGCGAAAGCAGGCAGCGCGACGGCCCCTCGCCACGTTTCGCGCACAAGGCGACTCCGCCAATGCGAAGAACGGACTTGGTGGCGGAAGCGTCGCGCTTGAGCTGCGCCTACCGAAGCAGCCGACCTGCTTAACCGCGCCCTGTCCGGCGCGCTTCGTAGAGCTTATGCAGCGTGATCTTGCGCACCTCTGCGCGGCTCGCCTCGATGTGGGCCGCAAGTAATGAGGTCGCCCGCTCGCTGCCGCGTCGCCGGATGGCGCGCAGGATCGCGGCGTGTTCCGCGTAGGTGGTCTCGATGCGCTCGCGCTGCGTGAAATCGAGGCGCCGCACGATCCGGATGCGCTCGGTCACGTCGGCATGCACCCGCGCCATCTCGGGATTGCCAGCGGCCTCGACCAGCGCCATGTGGAAGGCTTCGTCCTGTAGCGCCACGCTGCGTCCGTCGTTGTCGCGCTCCGACTCATCGAGGAGCCAATAGGCTTCCAGACGGGTCAAAGCCGAAAGGGATTCCTTGCGATCGCACAAGCGGCGCACTGACTCCAGTTCGATCAACTGACGCAGGTCGTAGAGGTTCTCGAAGCGATCGAAATCGTAGGGGTTCACGCTCCAGCCGTTGCGAAACTGAACGCTGAGGAAACCCTCGCGCTGCAACTGGTACAGCGCTTCGCGCACCGGTGTGCGTGACACGCCTAGCCGCTCGGCAAGCTCCGTCTCGGTAAAGCGGTCGCCGGGGAGAAGCCGAAACTCAGCAATGTCGTCCTTGATCGCGGCATAAACCGCCTGCGCTCGGGTCGCCGGTTGTTCCGCAGCACGCGCGCCGGCAACGCTGCGGCGCCCCCCTTTCGACGGCGGCTTTGGCTGCGAGGCACGACGCGCTGTCATGCCTGCGACTCGTTCTTCAGGCTTACATGCGCAGCAACGATGCGCCAGCCACCATGCTCCGGGAGATCCGATCTCACCCAGGTCTGGCTCTGCCGCCCACCGCCTTCCCTATCGGTATAGCGGAACACCAGGTTCACCGTACCCAGATCCGTGCCGTACGTGCTGACCTCGCAACGCACGATCCGCCTTGGCGAGCTCTGCAGCGGCAAACTGGCGCGGAAGGCGACCACTGCGTCGTAGCCGAACTGCTCGTCTGCCAAACCGAAGCGCAGTGTGTTTTCCCCCGGCATGAAGAAACGATCCAACGCAAGGCGATCGTTGCCCACCAGGGCCACCTCATAGCGTTCGGCAATCGCCGTCAGCTCATTGCAGATGGCAGGAATATTGATCTGATCCGCAGGAATCGGCATCACTCACCTTGCGTGCAGTTTTGTGTACAAGATAAGAATAACGCAGGTTCCGGGCCACCGCGCCTGGCGCGCGATTGCGTGCTTCGCGATAGCGCCGCGCGCCAACACTCTGGTTGCGCATACGTAGTCCTGCTTCCGTCGGCGAAAGCGCGCCAGTCCTCGCCAAGCGGCGCATCCATGCACCATACGCCAGCGAAGGGACACCGCCAGAGGCACCACCTCGGTGCCGTGAGGCCAGACGTTGGCCTCATCGATGCATGGGAGAAGGCCGCCAGGTCCGTGGAACGAGACTTGCATAGCTTGCTGCGTTGCAACGTACAAACGGAAAGAACATGGCCAACAACTCCTGGGACACGATGGACGTCCACCTGCTGCGCGTGCTCCACGCAGTGCTGGCCGAATGCAGCGTCACCAAGGCGGCGCTGCGCCTGAATCAGTCGCAACCAGCGGTGAGCACCGCGCTTCGTCGGCTGCGCGATATCACCGGCGACCAACTGCTGGTGCGCTCGCGCAACGGCATGACTCCGACCGAACGCGGCGCCGCGCTGCTTGAGCCCGTCAAGCTGGCGCTGGCGCAGATCGAAGCAATCGCAGTACGCCAGGTGCGTTTCGATCCGGCAAAGTCGCGCCGCGTCTTTAACATCGCCACGCCGGATTACCTCAACGCGGTGGTGCTGGGCGAAATCGTCGCGCGGCTGCGCAAGTTCGCGCCGCATTCTCAGGTGGTGTTCCACTCGCTCGGGCCCGACAGCGACTTCACACAGGCCCTCGAATCCGGCGAACTCGATGTCGTGATCGGCAACTGGCCACAACCGCCCGAGTTGCTGCGTATGACCCCGCTATTCGAGGACGATCTGGTGTGCGTGATGCGCAAGGACCACCCACTCGCCAACCGCCCCCTAACGACCGAACGGTATCTTGAGGCCGACCACCTGGCGCCGACACCCTATTCCGTTGGTCGCCGCGGCGTGATTGACATGCACCTTGCACGCGAGCGGATCAAACGCAATGTGGTGGCGTATGTCCCCTACTTCGGCTTGGTGCCCTACCTGCTTTTGCAGACCGACATGATCTTCACCGGCCCGCGCGTGTTCGCCGAGCACTTCGCGAAGCTGATGCCGCTAGCAGTAACCGAGGTGCCAATCGATTTTCCGAAGATGGCCTTCTATCTTCTGTGGCACGACCGCACGCACCTTGCAGACGAATGTCGCTGGTTCCGGGAGCAGATCGTCAACGTTGCGCGCAAACCGCAGGAGCACATGCTGACGGTAGCCGCCTAGCAGAACGGGGGCATGCCTGGCGTGCCCCCACCACGCACGGATGCCGCGCCCTTCCTCCACAGCAGGGGGTTTAAGTAAGTCGCTTCAGATCACGCGATCCGCGAGGCGCAAGGCAGCGATCCTTGCGATCTGTGTCAGCGCTTCATCGAACTCGGCTTCCGGTGTATTGCCCAGACGCGCCGCGAAACGCTCGATGATCCCGGCACGGTCATAGCCACGAACGGCGAGGATGAACGGGAAGCCGAACTTAGCGATGTAGCGCGTGTTGAGTTGTTGCAGGCGCTCGAATTCTTCGGCGGTGCAGGTATCGAGCCCCGCCCCCGCCTGTTCTCCACGCGACTCCACCGTCAGCTCACCGCGAACCGCGGCGCGCCCGGCAAGTTCCGGATGCGCGCGAATCAAGGCCAGTTGCAGTGCTTCCGGTGCGCTTCGCATTGCGGTGACTAGAGCATCGAGCAAGTCATTGCGATCGGCAAACGGGCGTGCAGACCAAGCAGCATCCGCCACCCAAGGCGAGTGTTCAAAGATGCCGTCGAGGGCTGCAACAAACGCCTCGCGCTCCAGGGCGGACAGGGCGGCAACGGAAACAGGTGTGCAGGGCATTGAGATGTCTTCAGGCATCGGTTGGGGCACAGGCCCGATGGAATCAGACTAGGGAGCCGCAACATCCGCCGCAAGGCGCCAAATCGAATAGCGATATTCGCCAATTGCGGATGACAGGCGGCGGAGCCCGAGCGTGCGAGGCGTTCCACCGGTGGGCCGGCGCTCATTCGAACTTGTGGATAGCGGGTATCCACCGATCAGGCGAGCCCCCTTCCTACAATCCCGCCATGTGCCGACTTCCCGCCGGCCTCCCCCAGATCGGAATCAAGATGGGACGACTGACAACCCATGTACTCGACACCGCCCACGGCTGCCCGGCCGCCGGCATGCATTACGCACTCTTTGCCGCGGACGGCACGACACCGCTTGTGCAAGGGGTGACGAATGCCGATGGGCGCTGCGACGCGCCGCTGCTGGAGGGCGAGTCGCTCGTAGCCGGCCACTATGAGCTGCGTTTCGAGGTCGCGGCGTACTTCCGTGCCGCGGGCGTGCAGCTCCCCGAACCGCCATTCCTCAGTGAAGTCAGCATCGCGTTTGGCGTGGCCGACACCGCAGCCCACTACCATGTGCCGCTGCTGGTTTCGCCCTGGGCGTACAGCACCTACCGGGGTAGCTGAGCATGGATCACGCATACCTCATCGAAGTCGCCAGCATGTTGCTCCGCTGGCTGCACCTGATCGTCGGCATCGCCTGGATCGGCTCATCGTTCTACTTCGTATGGCTCGATAATTCCATCAAGCCGCCGACCGACCCGAAGCTCAAGGAGGCCGGCGTCGGCGGCGAGCTGTGGGCGATGCATGCCGGGGGCTTCTACAACCCGCAGAAGTACCTGGTCGCGCCCAAGGAGTTGCCGAAGGAACTGCACTTCTTTTTCTGGCCGTCGTACTCGACCTGGATCACCGGCTTTCTGTTGATCTCGGTGCTCTACTACTTTCAGGCAGCGACTTGGATGGTCGACCCGGCGGTTGCGCAGATCAGCGCGACGCAGTCGGTACTGATCGGGCTTGGCACGTTGGCCGGCGGTTGGATCGTCTACGACCTGCTGTCGCGCCTGCTGATCGAACGCAGTCAGCTCGTGTTCGCGGTGATCTACACGCTCTTCGTCGCCGCAGTGGCCTGGGCGCTGACGCACCTGCTGGCAGGTCGCGCCGCATATATCCACGTCGGCGCGATGATCGCCACGACGATGAGTGGCAACGTGTTCTTCATCATCATCCCGAACCAGCGCAAGCTCGTCGCGGCGATGAAGCGTGGCGAAGCGCCCGACCCCACGCTGGGCAAAAAGGCCAAGCAGCGTAGCGTGCACAACAACTACCTGACGCTGCCGGTGCTTTTCGCGATGATCAGCAACCACTACGCCTTCACCTACAGCCATCCACAGGGCTGGCTGGTGCTGGTGCTCATCATGCTGGGCGCGGCACTGATCCGCCACTTCTTCAACCTCAAGCACAAGGGCGAATGGCGTTGGGAATACCCGGTCGCCGGTGGAGCGATCCTGCTCGCCGTGCTCTGGTGGACAGCGCCGGCGCCGGTCGTGCGCGACGCGTCAAAACCGGTGCCAGCGCTCGCGCAAGTCCTGCCTGTCATTCAGGCCCGCTGTACCGCCTGCCATGCCGAGAAGGCAACGATGATGCCGTCTGCCCCCGGTGGCGTGATGTTCGATACCGAAGCGCGCGTCCGTCAGCACGCGCAACGGATCTTCGCGCGCGCCACGCAGACGAAAGACATGCCGCTGGGCAATATCACCGGCATCACCGATGACGAGCGCGCACTTATCGCCGCCTGGTATCTCGGCGGCACACGCTAAGGTAAGTGCAGCGATGACACACCCGACCTACCCTCGCGACCTGATCGGCTACGGCCGCACGCCACCGCATGCGCACTGGCCCGGCAATGCGAAGATCGCGGTGCAGTTCGTGCTCAACTACGAAGAAGGCGGCGAGAACTGCGTGCTCCATGGCGATGCCGGCAGTGAGCAGTTTCTCTCGGAACTGTTCAACCCTGCGAGCTACCCGGACCGCCACCTTTCGATGGAGTCGGTCTACGAATACGGCTCACGCGTCGGCGTATGGCGCATCCTGCGCGAGTTCGAACGCCGCGGCCTGCCCCTCACGGTATTCGGCGTGTCGATGGCGCTGGAGCGCCACCCGGATCTCACTGCCGCCTTCAAGGAGTTGGGGCACGAGATCGCTTGCCATGGCTGGCGTTGGATTCACTACCAGACGCTCGACGAAGCCACCGAACGCGAACACATGCGCATCGGCATGGAGATCATTGAGCGCCTCACCGGTGAGCGCGCGCTGGGCTGGTACACCGGCCGCGACAGCCCCAACACGCGCCGACTCGTCGCCGACTACGGCGGCTTCCTCTACGACAGCGACTACTACGGCGACGATCTGCCTTTCTGGACGCGAGTAACCAGGAGCGACGGCACGACTGCCCCGCAGCTCATCGTGCCCTACACGCTGGACACCAACGACATGCGCTTCTCGCTGCCACAGGGATTCAGCCAGGGCGATGACTTCTTCACCTACCTGCGCGACGCCTTTGATGTGCTCTACGCCGAAGGTGAGGAAGCACCGAAGATGTTGAGCGTCGGCATGCACTGCCGCCTGCTCGGCCGCCCCGGCCGCATGCGCGCGCTGCAACGATTCCTCGACCACATCGAGGCGCATGATCGCGTTTGGGTTTGCCGCCGGGTCGACATTGCACGGCACTGGCATCGTACGCATCCATTCAACACCCACGAGCACGCCGAACAGGAAGCCTGATCATGGCCGTCGTCACGCTGGACCCGGACGCCCCGGACTTTACCCGCCACTTCACCAACCTCGCCGATCCGCGCCTGGGTGCCGAGACCATCGCTTGCAGCGACGACTTCTTCGCCGCCATGGCGCGCATGCTCGCGCCGGACGACCCAGTCTTCGTTCCGGGCAAGTACGACACACACGGAAAGTGGATGGACGGTTGGGAATCGCGCCGCAAGCGCGGGCCCGGCAACGACTGGTGCGTGGTGCGATTGGCGCGCGCGGCGACCATCGTTGGCGTCGACATTGATACCCGCCACTTCACCGGCAACTACCCACCGGGCGCCTCCCTGGAGGCGTGCCACTGCACGCACGGCGATCCTGACGCCGACACGCTATGGACACCGCTTCTGCCCACCGTTGCACTGCAAGGCAACGCTCACCATTACCACACCATCGCGAGCAACGCGGTGTGGACGCACGTTCGCCTCTCAATCTATCCGGACGGTGGCATTGCACGCCTGCGAGTTTATGGACGCCCGGCTGCAAATCCGATAGTGGGCGCCGAACTCGACCTCGCGGCAGCCATCAATGGCGCCCACGTTGTCGCCACCAACAATGAACACTTCGGTCGAGCAGCGACACTTCTGTTGCCGGGGCGCGGCGTCAACATGGGCGACGGTTGGGAAACACGGCGGCGCCGCGAACCCGGCAACGACTGGTGCGTCGTCGCACTGGCCGCACCTGGCATCATCCACCGCGTGGAGGTCGACACCGCGCACTTCAAGGGCAACTACCCCGACGCGTGTTCACTTCAAGCCGCCCACATGCCTAGCGGCACGCCACAATCCTTGGTCACGCAAAGTATGTTCTGGCCCGAACTGCTGGCACCGCAAAAGCTGCAGATGGACGCAGTTCAGAGCTTTGAAGAACTCACCAAGCTCGGCGTCGTAACGCACGTGCGCTTCAACATCTTCCCGGATGGCGGGGTCAGTCGATTGCGACTGTTTGGCAAGGTGGCCTCGGCGTGAAGGTGCTGCCGGTTGAAGAACTCACCCGTGAAGCCTTCGCGCCGTTCGGGGATGTGATCGAGGCAAGCAACTCAGCTCACCACTTCGCCATCAACGGCGGCAACACGGAGCGCTATCACGACCTTGCTCGGCTGGAGCCGGGCGAAGGCGGCCGCATCATCGTCAGTATCTTTCGCGCCCAGCCGCGAACCCTCCCGTTCACGATCACACTGCTCGAGCGCCATCCGCTCGGCTCACAGGCCTTCGTTCCGCTCAGCGGGCGCGACTATCTTGTCGTCGTCGCGCTGGAGCCTACGCCGTCGGCGCTACGCTGCTTCCTTGCGCGCGGTGCCCAAGGCGTGAATTACGCACCAGGCACTTGGCACCACCCCCTGCTTGCGCTGGACGAGATCAGCGACTTCCTGGTGCTCGATCGCAGCGGCACGGGAAGCAACTGCGACGAAATCACCCTGACCGAACAAGCCCTTGTCGCACCATTCCGCGGGACATGCCAGTCTTCATAGGGGACGCAACACACATCGATTTAGAGCACGTTCGATACTTGCCCCACGCAGCTCAGCGATGCGCGTTGCGATACAGCACCTTGTCAATTGGCTGCGACGCAAACAGGTCACCGCGATGGACTGTGCGCTGACCGCTATCTAACATCGGCGCCATAGCGATCCGACTAGTGCCAAGCGCCCGCAGCGCAGCGCTTGCGGTCCTTGGCGTGCCAAGAATGAGCGACATTCCATCGGCTATTTATGGTCTCTCAAGATCGCGCAATCGCGCTGATCGCTCATCTCGACACCCGTCATTCCGCGCACCGAGGTGGTTGATCCATATAGCCGACACGACGCGTCGGTCTGGCGCCCGGAGTCGTCCTGCGCGATTGTGCACTGAGCCTTATCGCTTCCGAGCCATAACGAGCAGTTACGATTGCGTTGACTCGTTCCGTCGGGGGTTACGCGCGATCGTCCGCGTGCGCCACGGCCTGCGTTCCACTCGCTCTGGTACGCAGAGATCGCGGCAGACAATTTCACGCGACTCCAAGGACCTGCCCCGAGCACTAACACACGAGAATCGATCGAATCTGCCATCAGCCCAAGCTCAATGAACAAGCAGCCTTCGCATCCAGTCGAGCAATGCGTTGGGCAAACGGTCCGCGTCTTGTAGCAGCGCATATTGATGCGGACCGAAGATGTGCGGCAGATAGGCAGCCGCGTGACGGTCCACCGTCAAACAGAACGCGGATTGTCCGGCGCGCCGGATTTCCTGCACTGCCTGGCGCATGTCTTCAACCCCGTAACGCCCTTCGTAGTCATCGCAATCGTTCGGCTTACCGTCCGACAACAACACGAGCAGCTGATGACGCGCCGGCTGTTGCGCCAGCAGGCGGCTGGCGTGCCGTAGCGCGGCGCCAGCCCGTGTGTAGTGCTCAGGCTCAAGCCCTGCGATGCGCCGGGCGACCGGATCGCCATGGCGTTCGTCAAACCGCTTAACGGTGCGCACCGTGACTTGCTGCGGACCATGCCCGGAGAACGCGAGGATCGCATACGGGTCACCGCTCCCGTCCAACGCCACTGACAGCACGAGCAGCGCTTCGCGTTCGACGTCGACGATGCGCCGCTGGCCTGCGACCCAGCTATCGGTCGACCCACTGACATCGACCAGCACCAGCACCGCGCAATCACGCTGGGCGATACGGCTAGTGCGATAAAAGGCCTGCGCCACGCCAACACCTGCGCGCCGATCGGCGTAGGCCTCGATGCAGGCGTCGAGGTCGGGCTCGTCGCCATCCGCTTGCTTGCGCAACACGACGCGCGCCGCCCGCAGCATCTCGAAGCGCTGGCGCACCGCTGCAAGCAAGTTGGCTTGCGCCTTCAGGCAACGGGCTACCCATTCGGCGGACCCTGCTTGCGCCTCAGACTCCCAGACCGTAGCGCCAGGGTCCCGATAGGCCTGGAGGCGGTAGTCCCACTCCGGGTAGCGGATGCCGCCGCCCGCTGCAAAGGCTTGTGGCGGACCGGCGTATGCGGTCGGGGTCGGCGCATCGTCAGACAGCAGCACCTCATTGGAACGTTGTGCGCTGCGCACCAGGCGGGCCTGTTCCAGTTCGGACACCGAACCGGCATGCCCCTCGGCGGCGGAGTCGGTATCGCGATCGCCGGGGCGCTGCAGTCCCATCGGGTCTTCTGCGTGCTCATGCGGCTGCGAGGTCTGGATCATCCATGCGCCGGTTTTCGAATCCTCGTCGTCCGGCTGCGCTGCCCGGACGGTCGGCCGCCTGGCGAGGCGCGCGCTGCGCACCGGAGCACAGCCCTCCTCTTCCTTTGGCGCGGCCTTACCGGGCACATCCGAACTGCCCGGCTCATCGAGCGGCCAATCGCCGGTCCACCAGTCTTTGAGCAACGCGGCTGGATCATCTTCGGGCCACTCGGCCGCCAGCTGCCCCGCAGCGAGCGCGAGGGTTTCAACGGACACCGCAGCAGGCGGCCGTTCCAGCGGTGCCATCAGGCGGTCGCGCAGCCAGCGCTCCAACGAGGCTCGTGCGGTAGGGAAGCGCTCCAGCGACGGCCGCCTTCGCAGCACCTCGGCACGCAACTGCGCCAGCGCGCGTTGCAGCCCAGGGAGCTTGGTTATCAGCGCTGCATCCGCCAGTACAGCCTCGAGCACCAGTGCGAAATCGCGTGCCAGCCCTCCCGCGGGCATTCCATCTGCCCATTCCCTGCGCAGCAGCACGCGCTGCGCTTGTTGCAGCGCCATCGCCCGATACAGTACCGGCGCATCGACGCTGCTCACCCCTGCCAGCGTGCGTGGCAACCAGATGGCATGTGCATCGGCGGAGGGCACCGTGTCTAGCTGATACGGCCCCTTCTCACGCGAGAAGAGACGCTTGAGTGCCGAAACGGGGATCGGCGCGCGCGCTACGCGCAGCGGCCACGCGCGCCCATGAACGGCGGATAGCAGAAGATCAAGCCGCGGTGCGAGCTCGAGTAGCGTGGCCGCGTGCTCGGTGCCAGTTACAGCGGCTCGGCGCCGCTTCAGTAGCGCCTGGGCATAGACCGTCGCATGCCGGGCTGCATCGACGATAACGTCTTCGGCTTCGGCCACGGGCTTTACAAGAAGCTGGCGTCGACCAGATCCCGCATCGCACCGAGCAGCGCGGGGTCGTCCGACAGCGGGCGGACCAGCGCGGCCATGCAGGCCTCGGGCAACGCAATGCCGGCCCGGGCGAGGCGCGCCGCGGCGACCAGCAACCGGGTGCTGGGCACCTCGGTGAGCCCGCGGTCACCCAGTGCTCGCAGACGCTGCGCCAGCGCGACCAGCGCCACGGCGTCGGCGTGGCTGACGCCGCCCTCGCGGATCACGATGCGGGCCTCGAGCTCCGGCGCAGGAAAATCGAACTCGAGCGCGACAAAGCGCTGCCGAGTGCTGGGCTTCAAGTCCTTGAGCATCCGCTGGTAGCCCGGGTTGTACGAGATCACCAGCATGAAGCCGGGGGGCGCGTGCAGGATTTCGCCAGTCTTGTCGATCGGCAGGCTGCGCCGGTGATCGGTCAGCGAGTGCAGCACCACAACGGTGTCCTGGCGCGCTTCGACGACTTCATCCAGATAGCAGATCGCGCCAGCGCGGACGGCGCGGCTCAGGGGGCCGTCGTGCCACACGGTGCCTTCATGGTGGATGAGGTAACGCCCAATAAGGTCGCTCGCCGACAGATCATCGTGGCAGGCCACGGTCATCAAAGGCCGGCCCAAGCGCCACGCCATGTGCTCGACAAAGCGTGTCTTGCCGCAACCGGTCGGGCCCTTGAGCATCACTGCCAACTGTTCAGCATGGCAACGCTCGAACACCTCGACCTCTCGCGCGACGGGCAGGTAGAACGGCTCGTCTGCCTGGCCCGTCTCACGCTCGGTTTCAGCCATTGCAGGGTGCCGTCATGCCGCCTTGGGCGACTGCCGCCCGCTGGCGACCGGCGCGCGTGATACCGGGCCGGACTCGTCTGCGCCGATGAGATCGAAGCTCGGACGGAAACGGAAGAAGTCCCAGATGAAGAGCGCCACGCCGGTCGAGAACACGCTC encodes:
- a CDS encoding nitric oxide reductase activation protein NorD, which gives rise to MAEAEDVIVDAARHATVYAQALLKRRRAAVTGTEHAATLLELAPRLDLLLSAVHGRAWPLRVARAPIPVSALKRLFSREKGPYQLDTVPSADAHAIWLPRTLAGVSSVDAPVLYRAMALQQAQRVLLRREWADGMPAGGLARDFALVLEAVLADAALITKLPGLQRALAQLRAEVLRRRPSLERFPTARASLERWLRDRLMAPLERPPAAVSVETLALAAGQLAAEWPEDDPAALLKDWWTGDWPLDEPGSSDVPGKAAPKEEEGCAPVRSARLARRPTVRAAQPDDEDSKTGAWMIQTSQPHEHAEDPMGLQRPGDRDTDSAAEGHAGSVSELEQARLVRSAQRSNEVLLSDDAPTPTAYAGPPQAFAAGGGIRYPEWDYRLQAYRDPGATVWESEAQAGSAEWVARCLKAQANLLAAVRQRFEMLRAARVVLRKQADGDEPDLDACIEAYADRRAGVGVAQAFYRTSRIAQRDCAVLVLVDVSGSTDSWVAGQRRIVDVEREALLVLSVALDGSGDPYAILAFSGHGPQQVTVRTVKRFDERHGDPVARRIAGLEPEHYTRAGAALRHASRLLAQQPARHQLLVLLSDGKPNDCDDYEGRYGVEDMRQAVQEIRRAGQSAFCLTVDRHAAAYLPHIFGPHQYALLQDADRLPNALLDWMRRLLVH
- the alc gene encoding allantoicase, with amino-acid sequence MAVVTLDPDAPDFTRHFTNLADPRLGAETIACSDDFFAAMARMLAPDDPVFVPGKYDTHGKWMDGWESRRKRGPGNDWCVVRLARAATIVGVDIDTRHFTGNYPPGASLEACHCTHGDPDADTLWTPLLPTVALQGNAHHYHTIASNAVWTHVRLSIYPDGGIARLRVYGRPAANPIVGAELDLAAAINGAHVVATNNEHFGRAATLLLPGRGVNMGDGWETRRRREPGNDWCVVALAAPGIIHRVEVDTAHFKGNYPDACSLQAAHMPSGTPQSLVTQSMFWPELLAPQKLQMDAVQSFEELTKLGVVTHVRFNIFPDGGVSRLRLFGKVASA
- a CDS encoding urate hydroxylase PuuD; its protein translation is MDHAYLIEVASMLLRWLHLIVGIAWIGSSFYFVWLDNSIKPPTDPKLKEAGVGGELWAMHAGGFYNPQKYLVAPKELPKELHFFFWPSYSTWITGFLLISVLYYFQAATWMVDPAVAQISATQSVLIGLGTLAGGWIVYDLLSRLLIERSQLVFAVIYTLFVAAVAWALTHLLAGRAAYIHVGAMIATTMSGNVFFIIIPNQRKLVAAMKRGEAPDPTLGKKAKQRSVHNNYLTLPVLFAMISNHYAFTYSHPQGWLVLVLIMLGAALIRHFFNLKHKGEWRWEYPVAGGAILLAVLWWTAPAPVVRDASKPVPALAQVLPVIQARCTACHAEKATMMPSAPGGVMFDTEARVRQHAQRIFARATQTKDMPLGNITGITDDERALIAAWYLGGTR
- a CDS encoding AAA family ATPase, whose product is MAETERETGQADEPFYLPVAREVEVFERCHAEQLAVMLKGPTGCGKTRFVEHMAWRLGRPLMTVACHDDLSASDLIGRYLIHHEGTVWHDGPLSRAVRAGAICYLDEVVEARQDTVVVLHSLTDHRRSLPIDKTGEILHAPPGFMLVISYNPGYQRMLKDLKPSTRQRFVALEFDFPAPELEARIVIREGGVSHADAVALVALAQRLRALGDRGLTEVPSTRLLVAAARLARAGIALPEACMAALVRPLSDDPALLGAMRDLVDASFL
- a CDS encoding ureidoglycolate lyase; protein product: MKVLPVEELTREAFAPFGDVIEASNSAHHFAINGGNTERYHDLARLEPGEGGRIIVSIFRAQPRTLPFTITLLERHPLGSQAFVPLSGRDYLVVVALEPTPSALRCFLARGAQGVNYAPGTWHHPLLALDEISDFLVLDRSGTGSNCDEITLTEQALVAPFRGTCQSS
- the puuE gene encoding allantoinase PuuE produces the protein MTHPTYPRDLIGYGRTPPHAHWPGNAKIAVQFVLNYEEGGENCVLHGDAGSEQFLSELFNPASYPDRHLSMESVYEYGSRVGVWRILREFERRGLPLTVFGVSMALERHPDLTAAFKELGHEIACHGWRWIHYQTLDEATEREHMRIGMEIIERLTGERALGWYTGRDSPNTRRLVADYGGFLYDSDYYGDDLPFWTRVTRSDGTTAPQLIVPYTLDTNDMRFSLPQGFSQGDDFFTYLRDAFDVLYAEGEEAPKMLSVGMHCRLLGRPGRMRALQRFLDHIEAHDRVWVCRRVDIARHWHRTHPFNTHEHAEQEA